The Callospermophilus lateralis isolate mCalLat2 chromosome 18, mCalLat2.hap1, whole genome shotgun sequence nucleotide sequence GGAGACCAGATGAGTGAGTGTAGCACACAGACTTGGAGCCTATGTCCTAAGATTGGTCTACATGCTATCCTGAATCCTTGAGCTTTCACCATCAGCAGGCAGTGTGTGTTCCAGGGTGCAGGAGCTGCTTCCAGCAAGATTCTGGGAGGTGTCCTGGGATTCAGATGCCCCCCTGAACCGTGTATCAGTTCCCTGGATGGAGACAGATCTTGCAGAGGTTCACCAAATCCAAACCCTCTCTAGTGACCTGCCTTCTCTAGAAACAGGGATATGGGGAATCCTCTCCACACCCtgcttaaagtttttttttttttccgctggAAACTCTCCATTCTCCTCATGGTCTTCTTCCTCCTCGTTGctttccttctctcctcctcctcttcctcctcacaCCAGTCTGCACTTGCCTGTTGCTGATCTGGCAGATGAACTGAGCACTCTCTGACCACCACAACTCTGTGCTGGCTCCTCTCCCTGTACCACCAGTCCCCAGCAAGGGTGCCAAAGAATTTGTTGCACTTGGCCCTTGGGAGGCTGCTGCATTCTCTTCATTCATGGAGCAAGGGCACATGATAATGGTGATGATGAGAGCAGCTGATGTGACTGTGTGCCCAAGCTATGTTACCAGTTTGATATTTTACTCACAACAACCTACAGGgtagtttctttctcttttctcctcctcctcctcctcctcctcttcttcttcttttgtagAGGGGATTATACACAGGGATGGTTTATCTGTGAGttgcatcctcaaccctttttaaaaattaaaaaaaaaatttgtagatggatacaatacctttatagtattttttttaatgtggtactgaggatcgccatcagtgtctcacatgtgctaggcaagcactctaccacaaccCCCGACacacactttttaatttttattttgagacagggtcttgggggGTGGAGGGTGatctggaactggaaattcatctGCCTCAACCTACCCAGTGGCTGGGACTATTGGCATGTACCAGTACAACAAGTAGAGTTTTACCAGCCTCACTGTCTAGGTGGGAAAAGTGAGTTGCGGGGCAGGCAGAGGAACAACTGGTCCCTCGTGACAAGGACAGATGGGTTTCCTTGAATTCTTCCACTTCTGCTCCTTTCACCAGGaaaggcctcagtttccttatatcCATCTGTTTGTTCAGACATCCTCTGCTGCTCAGCCATGGTGTTGGCCATTTGCTGGGGcagttggtgaggtggctggacaAGTCTCCAGTCATCACATGTGCTGGCATAAGCAAGCAGAAAGGTGGCTTACAGGGGCAGCAGTTCTGGGGGCCAGTTCTGAACAAAGAAACATCTACACAGTTCTGGGAGCCATCTTGACCAATTAAACATCTACACAGCGTGTACGATTTGACATTTAGTCTCAGGTTCAGACTTGCCATCTCTTTGTTTAGTGTGGTCAGCtcatgtgtgaggttgtcagcTGCTTCTGTAACAGCATGTTGTTTGCTGGCACACCCAACCCCAGAAGGCTGACCCTCCTTCCCTTCTGTGGCTGCCATAAGCTGGCTGACCCTGCAAAGCGATCATCAGAGCCCTCACTGATTCTAAGTCTGACTGAACATCAAGCTGTACTTCGAAACTTTTACttgtttaaccttttttttttttttttagagaaaatgcCAAAGATATAAAAAAAGTAGGGAGAAGAGCATGGAGTGTAGCTCTGTAGTAGAAGAGGTTGAGTGCATGTCTAGCATGCACATGGTTTTGGGTTCAATGCCTGATActgcaaaatataaaaataaaaatagctgggTTCGGTGTGAATCTCagcgacttgggagactgaggcaggaggatcatgaattcaaacccagcctcggcaactagcgaggccctaaacaactcagtgagatcctgtctctaaataaaatacaagaaaaggctggggatgtggcttggtggttaaggacacttgagttcaatccctggttccaaaaaaataaaaataataacaaaaataaaacaacaacaacaataacaaaaaacccaACTGCCATACCATTAtgacttttaaaatgttaataatatttatattattataaattatcAAGTTCAAATATCCTTGCTTgtccaatatttaaaaaatagatttgaaTTAGAATTATAATAACAGGTATGGTATGGGTTAATCTGTAGGTTTCTCTATCTTCTTTGATCTTCCTTGcaattcatttgttgaaaaaacatcatgtggcctggggttgtggctcagcagtagagcgattGCCTTGCAtgcgcgaggccctgggttcaatcctcagcactacataaaaataaataagtgaaataaagatattaaaaagaaattgtgttaaaaaaaggaaaaatcatcACGTTCTTGTCCTTAGAGCCTTTTTCAGGTTTTGAGTTTGCTGATTGCATCCCACAGTGTCATTGAACATGTTCCTCTATTCCTTATTTTTCCTGCAAACTGGTAGTTATGAGGAGATTATGTTATTTAGAAACGGGGACTGGCTGGCCTCCAAATGATGGGCTGCTGATGTGGGCAGGCCAAACCTTGTGCTGTTCCTTCTCTGTTGACTGCCCCCAACCCCCCATTCCCCAGCACCAACTGTCCCCTTAACTGCTGAGACAGACATTCCACTGGTAACAGCCAGCACCTTACTGCCAAGGCTCACATAGCCAGAGTGATCTTTTTGGCATCTGCCATCAGATTTCTTCACTACCCTGTTCAAATCTATCCTATGACTTCCCCCTTCCCCCTTGATATCTAAAACAAGATCCATACTCCTCAGTATTGCTGATGTGGCCCACTGGGGTCTCACTCTCATGTACTTCTCCAACTACATCTTTCCTTCCTGGTCACAGTAGCCTTTCTCCTGCTTCTTAAGTAGCTCAGTCTCATTTCTACCTCAGGGTCTTTTCCTGTGCTCTTTGGTATAGGAATGGTCTCTCTTCAGTCCTCATATCAGTCTATTGCTTCCATCCCTGATGAAATGCCCTGACTTTGAAGGGTCCTTCTGTGACTTTTTTGTATAATGTAGTATTCATCACTCTATGCTTTCGTTTTCCTTTATAGTAATTTTAAttaattgaatttaaaaaaattgtttaatgTTGGGGATGAAATGCAGGACTCTGcccacactaggcaagcactctatcactgagctacaacccaagtcTCTGAAATCGTATTGTATCTTTGTCTCATCCTTTGTTGGTGGGGGTCTTGATGAGAGGAACTTGGATTATCTCACTAATATGTTCCAAGCAGTTAGCACAGTGCCTGCGATGTAACAGGTTCTCAATAAACACTTGTTGAATAATGGAACAGCCAGATGAGTGGATGTAGATGGACCTGCATCTTTTCATTCCtgcccctccctcactcacatacaccacatacacacagaaGCACTCATCAGGGTTTTTATTTggctctgggaatggaaccccattagcctcatgcatgctacagcacgtgctctaccacagagccacatcctcagcccaaggCTCTCATTTCTTGATGAACTGACCTGGGTCCTGATCCAGTTCACCTAGGCATCATTGCAGATGTTAACAGTTAGAACCGTGCCCAAGAATCCCTTGTGAAGGCAGAAGGCCTTAGAAGACCAAGATCTCCATGTAGGAGTGTACTTAAAGGGGATATTATGGTTTGAAGCTTGACCTTGAACAAGCTGAATTTCAAGTCAAAcactgttacaaaaaaaaattattaagatgTAGGGGGGTGTCTTGTGGCCATAATGGGTTGGGAATAAAGGAGCATGTGAGGCTCAGAGTGGCGCTACTGCCTTTCCCCAACCCTTCCTGTTAAAGGTAGCTACTGTTCCCGCTGAGAGCACAGGCAGGAGGCTCCCTGGGTAAATACTGCTTCTAGTTTCAGGAAGCCTTCCTGATGGTTTGTGCTGATGTTTCTGGCAATAAGTCAGGGCTGCACCTATTTGGTGGATAGGGCACCATTGGGCCACTATGtccttctctctctctacacTTGACTCCTCCTCCCCTTGGAGAGTGCTGAGTGTTCTTCTGCCCAAGGAGAGACTTCAGAGGATTGAGCAGAGGAATGGCAGGTCttcttcaaggccagcttcagccttGTTCAAAGGAGCCTATCCCTTCAAACCCCCTTTTCTGAGGTTTCTTGCCTGTGGCCAGTTGACATGGAAGGGGACCCCTGGTTGATAAAGGCTCATGCAGATTGACTGAGGTACTGTCTCCAGTGAGGGCAGTGGAGATTACTTCAGAAGATGCATTAGCCGAAGTGAAGACTACCTAATTTGTATTACTCATACAATTTCATATTGATAAAGTTAATCTTTATAAGGGAAAAGTAGATTTGAATAACAATATTGTGACAaaaggaattctagatattggCCTTAGGTCTGCTAAGCTGCAGCATGCTCTGTTCTGTCCACAGTCCTCAAGACATGCATACAGGGGCCAGGAGGTATTCTACCTGCTATTTCCCTCCTTTTTGAGGATTAAATATTAAGCATCACATAGTATTAACCATGGCAGCCATGAGAGAATGGATGAAGAGAAGCCTCTTAGACTGGGAAAAATATGGTTACAAATAAGTCAGAGTGAAAGCGTATGTGAAGAAGGAGTATAAAGGATGGCTTTTAAATACAGATCTACTCTCTGCCAATCACTGAAGATACCAGCATAAGCTGCAGTAATTCCTTATGATAAGCTAAACCAAGGCCCTAGCTGCAGCAccattgaaaataattttcaatcaTCTCCAGGGCTTCTCTCAATTTTTTGTATATATGAATAACTTTAACACAACAGcaacaataattttttttatttctttaagaaatataggaattagggctagggtttggctcagtggtaaagcgctcacctagcatgtgtgaggccctgggttcgatccttagcaccacattaaaataaaggtgttgtgtccaactataactaaaaaataaataatttttaaaaattaaaaaaagaaatacaggaattagaattttttaaaaaatgatgcctTAGATGTCCTAGGTAAATAAATGTCCTATCTACAGGAAAGCTCAGCCAGCCAGCTTCTGTGACAGTGGTTTCTTGGCACGAATTTTGGGCCTGGGGCAGCCCAGGGTCTTTTCTGCCTCTGCTGGAGCATGGCATTTCTTGGGATCCCCTCTGCCTCTCTGGTTTGGCTTCTGGGCTGGCTTCTCTGCTGCCTTTTCTGCTTTGACCTTTGGTGGAGTGGCCAAGGGAGCATCTCCATAGAGCTGGTAGCCACCAACCAGGCAGTATGTCTCCCCATGCCAGCCCACCtgcatttctccacatccttggtaGAGGACATGGTAGTATGCAGGTGTAGAAGGAGACATGGGAGGCACTGCTGCTGGAAAGAAAACCAGAACTGATTAATTGCTTCTGCTTTGTACAGTCTGCCCCCAGGACCTCGTTCTCCTGTTGCTTCCTGTTTCTGACTGAAGCCCTCTTCTCTGCTTGGCATTCAAACACAGCCTTTGCCTGTGACCTCTATGGATGCTTTGCCTGTCTCCTCAAGGGATGCTGTCAAAGTACTTGAATTCTGTGGAGCCAATGGAAGCAGCAGGAAAACAGTCAAACctcaaaatatcccaaacagctgTCCCTCAGTCTCTCCCTactataactgaaaaaaaaaaattcttaaaatctaTCTTTTCTGAGGCCTTAATAGAAATAATTTTCAAGGTTTGGAAAAAATGGTCTAATATAAATtggtttaggggctggggttgtagctcaatggtagtgtttgcctagcatgcgtgaggcactgggtttgatcctccgcaccacacaaaaataaataaaaataaaggtactgtataTAGAGTAAGGTACTGTATATATAGTAAAGGTACTATATATAGATATACctataaaaatacttaaaatgaataaatacataggtTTAGACTCCCCACCTTGACATTTCCTGTTGAGCCCATTTATACAGTATGTTTCAATAATACTGAAATCTAGTCCAGTTTTTATAGATTTTtccaatgcatttttttttcttttgagatacaTTTTGCTATTTCTTCAAACTGCCCTAGTCTtgagctcaagcaatcctcctgcctcagcctcctgaggagctgaGACTATAGCTGTACAACATGGTGCCCAACTCTACAACTTTCCACAGGCTATATCCtggggcagaggatcaaaagattgAGATCCAAATTCTGGGTACCAAGTTTCGGCCCCAAATAGCCTTCTCACATCTACTTCCTGAGACATCATTTCCTCAGACCTCCAGTCTCAGTAACACTTCACCTCTCCCtgaggcccttatcttcttcccagCTGCATGACACTACTCTTTTCCTCAGCAGATAAAACTTCGATGTGTGAGGAGGCCATTGTGGGTGTATCCCTGACAGTGTGGTAAAGGTGCCTGGATCTGAAGGTGAGGTTCATGAGAGGCTGATAGCTCTTGCTTCAATTGCTCCAGTTAGCATTTGATAACAAAAGCACACTAGGTTTCTGTAAGACTCTTATAAAGGAAGGTCTGGAGAAAGCCTTTTGTTGATTGGTGTCTCACCATGTTACCCAGGTTTTACTATGTCCCCCACCAAGATACTTGAgtccaactcctgggctcaggTGATCTTCCCACTCAGCCACCCAAgcagctgggactataggtgtgtaccagTGTGCTGTGCTCTGAAGGAAGCACTGGGGGTGGGGAGGCTAAAGGGGAAGGCTAGATTGATAAAGATCAGCACCTATCTGAACACTTGCCCTCAGCAGTGAGCAAAAACACTGTGGGTCCTTGAGGAAGCACCAGACCATTGGTCTTACTCATGGGTAGGGAAGTTCTGAGGTGTGATGGGAAAACCCCAAAGGAAGATGTGGCAGTCAAGTGAGGTTGTATATTTACCAGGGGCTCTATTACAGGTGCCTGGCCTAGGCCTACCTGCTGCTCTGCTCTCGGAGGGGACAGCAGACCAGTTAGACTGAATATAGAATATCCGGTCAGACACATTCTCTGGAGCAACCAGATACTCTTGGTGTCCTGTAGAGAACTTGTAGGGAAGCTTTCTATTATTACCCTGCCATGGAAACTGAGGCTGTGATGTCATCACTACTCAGGGAGGCCATGGAAGGAATGTATGTCTTGAGTGTAGGCTTCAGATCCTTGGTATTTTATGGAAAGCAAGGCAAAAAGAAGAGAGCTCTGTCTGGACCCTCCCTTTTGGCCTTCCCCCATATCCTAATCAAATAGGCACTGTCTGTGGAGCACAGCTGGGGGTTGGGTACAGCCCATGACCACAGGGAGCAAGATTCTGAGAAACACAAATTCTGAGACTGATCAGACAGTTATGATTAAACACAGAGACAGCTAGGTTGCATGTCCCTGACGCTAAGTATTTACCTGTTGGGAGAAGCAGAGATTTGAGTGGATTAGGGGGTCAGAGAATGCTTCTTGGAAGTAGGCCTGAATTTAATGAGTTATACAAGTGGAAAAACATTCCAATTGGGAATAAAACAAAGAAGCCCTTCTTGACCTCATTCTGCCCCAAGGATAAATCCTTTGATggattggagatgtggctcaatgataagTGTTCACCTAACATACATgaatccctgggtttgatcccaggcaccataaaaaaagaaaaaaattctttgcACCCTCACCTTTTCACAAATGCATTCCGAAAAGGAGCCTAAGGACCTAACCTAAGTCCGCAGTGGTGTTTTACTAAATAGTAGAGTTTCATGTTGGAGGTCCAGATTTATAACTGGTAAGACAAATCTGTAACATTTCAAGAAGATGGACACTGGGAAGGGTATTAAAGGTGCTCCAAGGCAAAACAAGTTTCTCCGGTGACTTTTTAAAATaggaatgacaggcctatttcagCATAAAATTTGAAACATGTTTAAGACAAAATGACATAATACAAAATTACCACATTATTCTTTCATACTCCTTTCTTCAAAAGGAGGCAAAGAAACCATGTGTGGTCATGCAGGTCTGTAGTCCCAGGACTCAGGAGGCCAATAatttttaagctattctcagcaatgtagcaagaccctgtttcaaataaaaataacaatggctgagaatgtagctcagtggtaaagcacccctgggttcaatctcaaatACCACAAATAAGCATTAAAAAAAGGGAGGACAGCTGGGATATAGCCCAACGGTAGAGTGGCCCTGGGGTGAAACCaagtactgggaaaaaaaaaaaaaaaagaaacaataaggctggggatgtagctcagtggtagaaaggtTGCTCTCTAAAACActgcaaagaaagaaaataaactcaACAGATTCTTTGTCCTACATGTAGCAGTTAGGCATATGAATTATCAGAACACAATGAAGTCTGCCCCCAAAATAATTTTTGTTAAGGCGGCCCATAAAAGCATCATTTATTGCTAGAAATCATGACATCACAAAAACTAAAATGCATTTTATTCTTCATATTTTATATGAAAGACTACGTTACTATGGTCCATTGCTCCATTGCTGGCCCGTAGCTTATCTTTCAAAGCTGCAAACAGCTCACCAGACCTGAGGGGCATTAAGGTCAGCCTAAGTGACAAGTGTGTTCATCCACCCAGGACACCAGGAAAAATCCCTAATCCAGAATCCCATTTTATTTAGCCAAAGTCAAGCTTGCTGAGGCAAAGGCTCTCTCACTGAGGATGCCAGTCCTGGAAGGGTTCTCCTTCTACGAGCTGCCAGTTCAATCTTCTGAACTAGGCTCACATCCCACGGATGGGTCACAAAGCTGATGACTGAGCCTGGCACCTCGCTCCCAACACGGCCTACCCTTCCGGCTCTGTGGATGTAATCTTGCAGGGTGAGGGGAAAATCATAATTGACAACCAGTTCCACATGGGTGCTGTCTAGGCCACGAGAAGCAATGTCTGTGCAGAGCAGTATGTCTTGGGAGCCCTTCTGGAAGCACTGGAAGATACCTGCCCTCATTGAGGCTGGCATTTGCCCCTGAAGCCTTAGGTGTTTGATCTTGTGGTCATCCAGAATATATCCCAGCCAGTTCACAGTGCTGGAACTGTTACAGAACACCAGGACTGTTCCTGAGCATCCAGTCTTATCTGTTTTGTCACGCTGCTTGAGGATCTGTACCAACTCTGTCACCTTGTCTGTTCCCTTCAGCCTCATAAATGTTTGTCTGACATGAGGCATAATGCAGTGGAGCTTGGAACTGGTGATGGTGGTGAGAGAGTATGGGCTCCCAACTTTACTCAGCAACTGGCTCACACCTTCAGGAAATGTGGCTCCCACAAGCACTAATTGAGCTTTGGGATTGAAAGGGTCTTGTAAATCAGCTGGGCCTTGGGCTATATGGCTCTTTTCCAAGATGTAGTCCACCAGGTCCTGGAAACTTTCATCCAGCAGGGTGTCTGCTTCATCCAACACCATGAAGGAGAGTTGCTCCAGGGTAATCAGTTGACTCTTCAGGGCCTTCCATAGAGCCCCCGGAGTGGCAACTAGCACATGTGCTGAAGGTTGTTTGGACAGTTGCAGCCTGATTCTACTCATTCCATGACCTCCTCCTAGTTCTTGTACCCGCAGGCCCAAGGAGCGGCCTAGCGATTGGGCCACAGCCTGCACCTGTTCTGCTAATTCTCGGGAAGGCACAAGGACCAGACCCCGAGGAGCGGGTATGCGGTGGGTTTCCAGAGCTGGACGATCAACAAGCCTTTGCAACAGCGGAAGTAGATAGCTCAGAGTCTTGCCACTGCCCGTTTCGGCGGCGCAAAGGAGGTGGTGGCCGCGAAGCAGTGGGGGTATGGTGCGTGACTGCACGGTGGTGGGCCGAACGACTTCGGGAGCAGCATCGTGCAGTGCGCGCAGCACCCCAGGCTCCAGACCCAGGTCCGCGAAGCTGCCGTCGGACGGCAGGCCCCGCAGCGCTGGCGCTTCCAGTTGTGCGCGCTCGATGGAGAAATAGTCCCGATGCGCGCGCCGGTGCCTCCAGCCACGCGAGGCGAGCGCCGTGCATTCCCAACGGCCCAGCGTGAGGCGCGCTGGCTGGTTTAACTCAGGCCGCCGCGCCGAGACGAGTAATGGTCCCGGTCTTACTAACTGTGGCCGCTGGGCAGTCCGACGCCCGCTCTGTCGCTGTTCCTGCCGCCGCTGTAGAGCCCGCGGAATGCGCACCACTGTCAGAGGTTCATCGGGACCGCGGGCCGACAGATCCCGGCGGGGCGCCTGCAGCAACCGAGCGGCGAGAGACAACAGCAACGTCGGGCGCACGATAGCCATGTTGCCCTTGTTGTTGGAGAGGCTCACGTCAGTGACGTCATCTATGCGCCGCTTCATCGCCTACGGTGGCTGGCTCGGCTCAGTAAGGTGCGGAGCTGGAGACGCGTCGGAAAGTGGGgaagatccctacatttcagtgaCTGCTAGGTCTCTTAGATCAGCACCGGGATGGCGACATCCAGACCTAGACCGCCTTTGGGTGGGGAGCGCGGTGGAGGCTGGAGCATAGGTTAGCAATACCTGGCGTCAGTGGGGCCCTGGTCCTATGGACCAGGTGTGCTGGTGTCTTCTGGAGATCGGGTGTCCATCCCTTGAGATCTTGTTTGTCGTCCTCATTGCCCCTGTTGATGGCCTGTTCAGTGCCAGGCTCCCCTTGTAAATTCTGAAGGTGAGAGATGCCACGAAGTTTCCAGAGATATGGACCCTGCGGAAATACTGGTAATACGTGTATTCCCAGCGTCTGAATGAATGGTAGGCCTGGGGATTGACACGAGGGtgtggaattataaatctagGCTCAATTCCCGCTCCATTCTGGCTTATTTTTTCTCTGAAGTGGGAGGTGACACTctatcagtctcccaagtagctgggatgataGGTGTTTGCCTCCAGTTTACCTTCTATGCTACTTTTAtgattctttctaaaaacatagagCTCTTATCTGAATAGCTCCTTGGATGTCAGACCTGACAAGTTTCCTCCTTTGTCATGTGCCCTTGCACCAAACCAGAACAAATGGAGGTGACATCTCttctttacattaaaaaaattatttttaaagccaaATTTCACTCTCTGCTTCATTGTCACCATTCCCAGGTTCCCATCCTGAACGCACCACTCATCTCACTTTCTCTCTCAGGAATGGTAATTCCTCAGATAGCATTAAAGATCCAGAAGTCATCAGCTTCATAGGCCTGGTCAGTCAGAATATTTGAATTAAAATCAGATATTTAAGTTGTAAAAGAGAGTTACACTAGTCATACTTCCTGAAAAGTTTTGAAAATGGGGGCCAGATCTTTGTAGTCTGACGTTCTGGGGTGGGGGGTAAGGTAAATGTTTGTGGATTGATTACATgggaggttctttttttttttccccaaatatttatgttttagttgtagttggacacaacacctttatttctgtatgtggtgctgaggatcaaacccagggtctccccGTGCCAGCCGagggctctacccctgagctacaaccccagcccacatggGAGGTTCTTAATGTGGAATATGTGGTTTAGTTTCACCACTATTGTTGGCCCTTCCTATCTTCAGGTTGCATATATGTAGATTCAAACAAGTGTGGATTGAAAATATGCTGGAGATAAATGTGCCTGAGACTAGTGGGATATCTCAGTTGGTAGCACTCCTGCATAGCAGGAGTCCTTGGATTCAGTCTCTGGCagtacacacagacacagacgcacacacacatatacacaggaaaaataaaagaaaaaaaattgtctgAATTGAACATTAAAAGAACTTTTCTTTTGGTGGAGAAGCCTTGAACTGAgaaactcacacatgctaggcaagtgctgtactaccactaagctacatcctcagctctttttaaatTTCAGGTTGAAACAGTATAACTAAATTGccatctggccttgaacttgaagtcctctatcagtctcccaagtagctgggatgataGGTGTTTGCCTCCAGTTTACCTTCTATGCTACTTTTAtgattctttctaaaaacatagagCTCTTATCTGAATAGCTCCTTGGATGTCAGACCTGACAAGTTTCCTCCTTTGTCATGTGCCCTTGCACCAAACCAGAACAAATAATTATCAGAAAAGAacaatacatatgtatatatatgcattaaGATTGTGTTCAATTATTCAGGGCAGGGTTAACTGATTAGGTATCATCTGCTTTCTCATTATGCTAGAACCTTTATAATATAATTACCTCAAAATCTTATAGGGGTTAGAGGTTTTAAGGGTCTGTCTCAGCCCATTGTCCCCAATTTCTTGTTCTATCATCAGACACTGCCTAAAGTCTCTCTCTTTTCCTGATGTTCACAGCAGATATTGCATAACCTCTAATTGTTATTGAAACACATGGCTTAAATAGTTACTTCGGAAATAGGAAAGAtttgcttattaaaaaaaaaagtgaattcccAGGAGCAGGAGCTTAGTATGTTTCATGGATCTCAGGTAATAATGATTTAGTCATTCATTTATGTAttgattttagaaatattttctgcTAGGCATGATGGCTCATGTAATCCTGGCAGCTCTGAagactgaggcagcaggatcacaagttcaaagccagcttcagcaacttagcaaggccctgagcaactcagggagaccctgtttcaaagtaaaacataaaaagggttgggatgtggggcagtgcttaagtgcccctgggttcaagtttcaattcctagtaccccccccaaaaaaaaaagaaaaaaataaacaaagaaagaaagaaatatttttgagacTACACATGTGGCAGGTACTGTGAACTGTGAACAAAATTCCTGTTCTTTTGTGGTTTATCTTTTTGCCTAATAAACTGATTATTGGTTTGGGGttaaaacttatttatttatttattttgtgctgaggatgaaacctaaGGCCTTGTTCATGctaaatgctaggcaagccctgtaCCACTGATCTATTCTCCTAGTTCAGGCAGAGGAGGGGCACTTTTGCAGATCACCAGCAGTTAGCTGATATTTTAAGCTATGTGAGTAAATAAGTTTACCTGGGCTAATGAGTGGAGTAAGAATGGAAGAGGGCCTAAGACTAAGTAGAAACCCTTATATGTGTAGGAGAGTTTTCAGGTGGGGACAGAGGTT carries:
- the LOC143383713 gene encoding putative ATP-dependent RNA helicase DDX28, translating into MAIVRPTLLLSLAARLLQAPRRDLSARGPDEPLTVVRIPRALQRRQEQRQSGRRTAQRPQLVRPGPLLVSARRPELNQPARLTLGRWECTALASRGWRHRRAHRDYFSIERAQLEAPALRGLPSDGSFADLGLEPGVLRALHDAAPEVVRPTTVQSRTIPPLLRGHHLLCAAETGSGKTLSYLLPLLQRLVDRPALETHRIPAPRGLVLVPSRELAEQVQAVAQSLGRSLGLRVQELGGGHGMSRIRLQLSKQPSAHVLVATPGALWKALKSQLITLEQLSFMVLDEADTLLDESFQDLVDYILEKSHIAQGPADLQDPFNPKAQLVLVGATFPEGVSQLLSKVGSPYSLTTITSSKLHCIMPHVRQTFMRLKGTDKVTELVQILKQRDKTDKTGCSGTVLVFCNSSSTVNWLGYILDDHKIKHLRLQGQMPASMRAGIFQCFQKGSQDILLCTDIASRGLDSTHVELVVNYDFPLTLQDYIHRAGRVGRVGSEVPGSVISFVTHPWDVSLVQKIELAARRRRTLPGLASSVREPLPQQA